From the Theobroma cacao cultivar B97-61/B2 chromosome 2, Criollo_cocoa_genome_V2, whole genome shotgun sequence genome, one window contains:
- the LOC108660646 gene encoding zinc finger BED domain-containing protein DAYSLEEPER-like yields the protein MLAIVEPVSLMESNNINVSFESNVHFLEESDDCLQIEQLGATDEKKPCQSKNRKLTSKLWTFFERLLEKNSSDGKSKVKCKLCGYILNYESKYGTGNLKRHNDNCVRKDTRDIGQMIFSKEHNSMLMRSSKFDLEKFRELVVAAIVMHNLPLSFVEYIGTKSMLSYLREDVVLISRNTVKADIIKMHKREKCKIQSLLQESPGRICLTFDLWTSVVTDGYMCLTAHFVNKNWVL from the exons ATGCTTGCCATTGTAGAACCAGTATCTTTG ATGGAATCTAACAATATCAATGTTTCTTTTGAATCAAATGTTCATTTTCTGGAGGAATCTGATGATTGTCTACAGATTGAGCAATTGGGAGCAACAGATGAAAAGAAACCATGCCAATCCAAAAATCGAAAGTTAACTTCAAAGCTTTGGACATTCTTTGAACGTTTGCTAGAAAAGAACTCAAGTGATGGAAAATCAAAAGTCAAGTGCAAGCTCTGTGGgtatattttgaattatgaaAGCAAGTATGGGACAGGTAATTTGAAACGTCATAATGATAATTGTGTTAGGAAAGACACACGTGATATAGGTCAAATGATATTTTCTAAAGAACATAATTCAATGCTAATGAGGTCTTCAAAGTTTGATCTTGAAAAGTTTCGTGAATTAGTGGTAGCTGCAATTGTGATGCATAATTTACCTTTATCATTTGTGGAGTATATTGGCACTAAGTCTATGTTGTCTTATTTGCGTGAAGATGTTGTTCTGATCTCTAGGAACACTGTTAAAGCTGATATAATTAAGATgcataaaagagaaaaatgtaAGATACAATCCTTGCTTCAAGAATCACCTGGGAGGATTTGTTTGACTTTTGATTTGTGGACTTCTGTTGTTACTGATGGATATATGTGTCTTACTGCTCATTTTGTTAACAAAAATTGGGTTCTATAG
- the LOC18608859 gene encoding protein NETWORKED 3A, whose translation MESINATASKDLDRKINAILSIIVQDDGDSLAKRAEMYYEKRPELIHMVEDLHKSYRSLADKYDQLRSEVKRDSHPRSVLSLTSSVNQVHGLQNYVERLEGKELSGQSNFHSKSSTAEDPDHETESDDENIPADSCKNTKMKPDDGSDYENQEKMKIAGIGFRRNTSDDSRAAMLEDEKLWNELRFKVSELVEDNLSHQAELIRRNDEKRETIRDLSSKMNMVQEHEIRGVKSKSSLVSHKLPKKSRSQFSRLKRLFVGRFMK comes from the exons ATGGAATCCATCAATGCCACTGCATCCAAGG ATTTGGATAGGAAGATAAATGCAATTCTTAGCATTATCGTGCAAGATGATGGAGATTCATTAGCTAAGAGGGCTGAAATGTACTACGAAAAGAGACCTGAGCTCATCCATATGGTCGAAGACTTGCACAAATCCTACCGCTCGTTAGCTGACAAGTATGACCAGCTGAGATCAGAAGTCAAACGGGATTCTCATCCAAGGTCAGTATTGTCTTTGACAAGCTCCGTCAACCAAGTCCATGGGCTACAAAACTATGTTGAACGTCTTGAAGGTAAGGAATTGAGTGGACAATCTAATTTCCATTCCAAATCCAGTACTGCTGAAGATCCTGATCACGAGACCGAATCCGATGATGAGAACATACCAGCCGACTCATGCAAGAACACGAAGATGAAACCAGATGATGGAAGCGACtatgaaaatcaagagaaaatgaaaatcgCTGGCATTGGATTCCGGCGAAATACAAGCGATGATTCTCGAGCGGCTATGTTAGAGGATGAGAAACTATGGAATGAACTAAGGTTCAAGGTGTCGGAACTTGTAGAGGATAATTTAAGTCACCAGGCTGAGTTAATAAGGAGAAATGATGAGAAGAGAGAAACCATTAGAGACCTCAGTTCCAAGATGAATATGGTGCAGGAGCATGAAATCAGGGGTGTGAAGAGCAAGAGCTCCCTGGTAAGCCATAAACTTCCCAAGAAAAGTCGATCTCAATTTTCAAGACTGAAGAGACTATTCGTTGGAAggtttatgaaatga
- the LOC18608858 gene encoding coiled-coil domain-containing protein SCD2 — translation MDRRPTESPVYTRRWSSDSGSGSTGAAVDSPTLSPARHQPHHSRSSSATGISSIKRTQNFAAKAAAQRLAQVMASQTTDDDDDENDGDDLGFRYSAPPPLALSRNVNATATTGGAGNKAAMNSTRIGRSPSPALARNFLEEAPTVRSTSAGRSPVSLRVAPPVPPPSKTSLRTAVSLPSEPPKNQQLEKRFASDIGFNSKDTGDQHEASALRDELDMLQEENENVLDKLRHEEEQCKDVEARVRELEKQVAALGEGVSLEAKLLSRKEAALRQREAALKDAKQTKDVVDTEILSLRSEVENAKDEVTAVIRQLHGAESEVKALRSMTQRMILTQKEMEEVVLKRCWLARYWGLAARYGICADIALSKYEYWSSLAPLPFEVVVSAGQKAKEEFSEKGDDENEKRSKLVEDLNDLTGEGNIESMLSVEMGLKELASLKVEEAIVHALAQQRRANSVRLSLSDIKSPRDPKFMEAFELSPEESEDVLFKEAWLTYFWRRAKAHGIEDDTAKERLKFWISRSGHSPSSHDAVDVEEGLMELRKLGIEHRLWEASRKEIDQDNSTSKKFAK, via the exons ATGGACCGGAGGCCAACCGAGAGCCCGGTCTACACGCGCCGATGGAGTAGCGACTCGGGGTCGGGGAGCACCGGCGCTGCTGTTGACTCGCCCACATTGTCGCCGGCACGTCACCAACCCCACCACTCACGTTCTTCCTCCGCCACAGGCATTTCCAGTATCAAGCGGACGCAGAACTTCGCCGCGAAAGCCGCTGCTCAGCGGCTGGCTCAGGTCATGGCTTCGCAGACCACCGACGACGACGACGACGAAAATGACGGCGACGATCTAGGGTTCCGTTATAGTGCTCCTCCTCCTCTTGCTTTGTCTAGGAACGTTAACGCCACAGCAACCACTGGTGGTGCTGGAAATAAAGCTGCTATGAACTCTACGAGGATCGGCAGATCTCCTTCACCTGCG TTAGCACGTAACTTCTTAGAGGAAGCACCGACGGTTCGATCAACATCAGCTGGAAGGTCACCAGTTTCTCTTCGTGTGGCACCACCTGTACCGCCACCCAGTAAAACATCACTGAGGACTGCTGTATCTCTACCTTCAGAGCCTCCAAAAAACCAGCAACTAGAGAAAAG ATTCGCATCCGACATTGGGTTTAACTCAAAAGATACTGGAGATCAGCATGAGGCTTCTGCACTCCGTGATGAA CTTGATATGCTGCAAGAAGAAAACGAGAATGTCCTTGACAAG CTCAGACATGAGGAAGAACAATGCAAAGATGTGGAGGCTAGAGTTAGAGAGCTTGAGAAACAA GTTGCTGCTCTTGGAGAAGGTGTATCTTTGGAAGCCAAACTGCTAAGCAG AAAAGAGGCTGCATTGCGTCAAAGAGAG GCTGCACTTAAGGATGCAAAGCAAACTAAAGATGTTGTAGACACGGAGATTTTGTCTCTTAGATCTGAAGTTGAG AATGCTAAAGATGAGGTGACAGCCGTTATAAGGCAGCTTCATGGAGCTGAATCTGAAGTAAAAGCCCTTCGTTCAATGACTCAAAGAATGATACTGACTCAGAAAGAGATG GAAGAAGTTGTCCTTAAGAGGTGTTGGCTTGCTCGCTACTGGGGCTTAGCTGCAAGATATG GTATCTGTGCAGATATTGCATTGTCAAAGTACGAATATTGGTCATCATTAGCACCTCTTCCTTTTGAGGTGGTTGTTTCTGCTGGACAAAAAGCTAAAGAGGAGTTTTCAGAAAAAG GTGATGATGAGAATGAAAAGAGGAGCAAACTTGTTGAGGACTTAAATGACCTGACTGGAGAAGGAAATATTGAGAGTATGCTTTCAGTTGAAATGGGTTTGAAGGAGCTTGCATCCTTGAAG GTTGAAGAGGCTATTGTGCATGCATTGGCACAACAGAGAAGAGCAAATTCTGTTAGACTCTCATTGTCAG ATATCAAATCACCACGTGATCCAAAGTTTATGGAGGCATTTG AATTAAGTCCAGAGGAGTCTGAGGATGTTCTCTTCAAAGAG GCATGGCTTACATATTTTTGGAGAAGAGCCAAAGCCCATGGCATAGAGGACGATACAGCCAAAGAGCGACTTAAATTTTGGATCAGCCGTAGTGGGCATTCACCAAGTTCACATGATGCTGTTGATG TTGAGGAAGGACTGATGGAGCTTCGGAAATTGGGAATTGAACATCGACTGTGGGAAGCATCTCGCAAAGAAATTGATCAGGACAATTCCACTTCAAAGAAATTTGCTAAATAG
- the LOC18608860 gene encoding RNA polymerase II C-terminal domain phosphatase-like 3: MYVVGSNWIEWSKLKKNEETLVEMGKDETKVEDVEEGEISDSASIEEISEEDFNKQDVKILKESKSSKGGEANSNSRVWTMQDLCKYPSVIRGYASGLYNFAWAQAVQNKPLNEIFVKDFEQPQQDENKNSKRSSPSSSVASVNSKEEKGSSGNLAVKVVIDDDSEDEMEEDKVVNLDKEEGELEEGEIDLDSEPKEKVLSSEDGNVGNSDELEKRANLIRGVLEGVTVIEAEKSFEGVCSRLQNALESLRALILECSVPAKDALIQLAFGAINSAFVALNCNSKEQNVAILSRLLSIVKGHDPSLFPPDKMKEIDVMLISLNSPARAIDTEKDMKVVDGVNKKDPDALPENICHDLTVTNKLPSSAKFVINNKPNALTETLKPGVPNFRNRGISLPLLDLHKDHDADSLPSPTRETTPCLPVNKPLTSGDVMVKSGFMTGKGSHDAEGDKLHPYETDALKAFSTYQQKFGQGSFFSSDRLPSPTPSEESGDEGGDNGGEVSSSSSIGNFKPNLPILGHPIVSSAPLVDSASSSLQGQITTRNATPMSSVSNIVSKSLAKSRDPRLWFANSNASALDLNERLLHNASKVAPVGGIMDSRKKKSVEEPILDSPALKRQRNELENLGVARDVQTVSGIGGWLEDTDAIGSQITNRNQTAENLESNSRKMDNGVTSSSTLSGKTNITVGTNEQVPVTSTSTPSLPALLKDIAVNPTMLINILKMGQQQRLGAEAQQKSPDPVKSTFHQPSSNSLLGVVSSTNVIPSPSVNNVPSISSGISSKPAGNLQVPSPDESGKIRMKPRDPRRVLHGNSLQRSGSMGPDQLKTNGALTSSTQGSKDNLNAQKLDSQTESKPMQSQLVPPPDITQQFTNNLKNIAGIVSVSQALTSLSPVSHNLVPQPVLIKSDSMDMKALVSNSEDQQTGAGLAPEAGATGPHSQNAWGDVEHLFERYDDQQKAAIQRERARRIEEQKKMFSARKLCLVLDLDHTLLNSAKFIEVDPVHEEILRKKEEQDREKPERHLFRFHHMGMWTKLRPGIWNFLEKASKLYELHLYTMGNKLYATEMAKVLDPKGVLFAGRVISRGDDGDPFDGDERVPRSKDLEGVLGMESAVVIIDDSVRVWPHNKLNLIVVERYTYFPCSRRQFGLLGPSLLEIDHDERPEDGTLASSLAVIERIHQDFFSHQNLDDVDVRNILASEQRKILAGCRIVFSRVFPVGEANPHLHPLWQTAEQFGAVCTNQIDEHVTHVVANSLGTDKVNWALSTGKFVVHPGWVEASALLYRRANEVDFAIKP; encoded by the exons ATGTATGTTGTTGGATCTAATTGGATCGAGTGGagtaaattaaagaaaaacgaGGAAACCCTAGTTGAGATGGGAAAAGATGAAACTAAAGTGGAGGATGTTGAAGAAGGTGAAATTTCGGATTCAGCCTCAATAGAGGAGATCAGTGAGGAAGATTTTAACAAGCAAGATGTTAAGATTTTGAAGGAATCGAAGTCGTCGAAAGGAGGAGAAGCGAATTCGAATTCAAGAGTTTGGACGATGCAGGATCTGTGCAAGTACCCGTCGGTTATTCGAGGGTATGCTTCGGGTTTGTATAATTTTGCTTGGGCACAAGCAGTTCAGAATAAACCTCTGAATGAGATTTTTGTTAAGGATTTTGAACAACCACAACAAGACGAGAACAAGAACTCCAAGCGATCGTCGCCGTCGTCTTCGGTGGCTTCTGTAAATAGCAAAGAGGAGAAGGGTAGTAGTGGAAATTTAGCTGTTAAAGTTGTGATTGATGATGATAGTGAGGATGAAATGGAGGAGGACAAGGTTGTGAATCTAGACAAGGAAGAAGGGGAGTTGGAAGAGGGGGAGATTGATTTAGATTCGGAGCCTAAAGAAAAGGTTTTGAGTAGTGAGGATGGTAATGTTGGTAACTCGGATGAGCTGGAGAAGCGTGCTAACTTGATTCGGGGAGTACTGGAAGGGGTTACTGTGATTGAAGCAGAGAA ATCATTCGAGGGAGTTTGTTCCAGACTGCAGAATGCTCTGGAGAGCTTGCGAGCTTTGATATTGGAATGCAGTGTTCCCGCGAAGGATGCCCTTATTCAACTGGCGTTTGGAGCAATTAATTCT GCATTTGTTGCTCTGAACTGTAATTCAAAGGAACAGAATGTGGCCATTTTATCAag GTTACTTTCCATTGTAAAGGGTCATGATCCCTCTCTGTTCCCTCCTGACAAGATGAAAGAG ATTGATGTCATGTTGATCTCTCTGAATTCCCCTGCTAGAGCAATTGATACAGAGAAGGATATGAAGGTTGTAGACGGAGTTAACAAGAAGGATCCTGATGCTTTACctgaaaatatttgtcatgattTGACTGTCACAAATAAGTTGCCTTCATCTGCCAAGtttgtaattaataataagCCAAATGCATTAACAGAAACTTTAAAGCCAGGAGTACCTAATTTTAGGAATAGAGGGATTTCACTGCCCCTGCTAGACCTTCACAAGGATCATGATGCAGACAGCCTTCCTTCACCAACGCGAGAAACAACACCATGTTTGCCTGTAAACAAGCCATTGACAAGCGGAGATGTCATGGTTAAATCAGGGTTTATGACAGGTAAAGGTTCACATGATGCAGAAGGTGATAAATTGCACCCTTATGAAACAGATGCCCTCAAAGCCTTTTCTACCTATCAACAAAAATTTGGTCAaggttctttcttttcaagtGATAGACTTCCAAGCCCAACCCCTTCTGAAGAATCTGGTGATGAGGGTGGTGATAATGGTGGGGAAGTTTCTAGTTCCTCCAGCATTGGTAACTTTAAACCAAATCTGCCCATTTTGGGGCATCCAATTGTTTCTTCAGCACCTCTAGTTGATAGTGCTAGTTCCAGCTTGCAGGGACAGATTACAACTAGAAATGCGACACCAATGAGTTCTGTGTCTAATATAGTGTCGAAATCCTTAGCAAAAAGCAGAGACCCTAGGCTTTGGTTTGCCAACTCTAATGCAAGTGCTTTGGATCTCAATGAACGGCTCTTGCATAATGCATCTAAAGTGGCACCTGTTGGAGGAATAATGgattcaagaaagaaaaagagtgtTGAAGAACCTATTTTGGATAGCCCTGCACTTAAAAGACAAAGGAATGAGTTGGAAAATTTGGGGGTTGCTAGGGATGTGCAAACTGTGTCTGGAATTGGTGGCTGGTTAGAGGACACTGATGCTATTGGGTCTCAGATAACAAACAGAAACCAAACTGCAGAGAATTTGGAATCCAATTCCAGGAAAATGGATAATGGAGTAACTAGTTCAAGTACTCTAAGTGGTAAAACTAATATCACTGTTGGTACAAATGAGCAGGTGCCAGTGACAAGTACGAGTACCCCTTCGTTACCTGCTTTGTTGAAAGATATTGCAGTGAATCCAACCATGCTGATAAACATACTTAAGATGGGACAACAGCAGAGATTAGGAGCTGAAGCCCAGCAGAAATCCCCCGATCCTGTAAAAAGTACATTTCATCAGCCAAGCTCAAATTCATTACTGGGAGTAGTTTCCTCCACAAATGTCATTCCCTCCCCTTCTGTGAACAATGTTCCTTCAATTTCGTCTGGGATTTCGTCAAAACCTGCGGGAAATCTTCAGGTTCCTTCTCCG GATGAGTCCGGAAAAATTCGCATGAAACCTCGTGACCCTCGCCGTGTTCTTCATGGAAATTCACTTCAAAGGAGTGGTAGCATGGGACCTGatcaattaaaaacaaatggTGCCCTTACTTCAAGCACCCAGGGAAGCAAGGATAATCTGAATGCCCAAAAGCTGGACAGTCAGACAGAATCAAAACCGATGCAATCTCAGCTTGTTCCACCACCAGATATCACTCAACAATTCACTAataatcttaaaaatattgctGGTATTGTGTCTGTGTCACAAGCATTGACTAGTCTGTCACCAGTGTCCCACAATTTAGTCCCCCAACCAGTACTAATTAAGTCTGACAGCATGGATATGAAAGCACTAGTTTCTAATTCTGAGGATCAGCAGACTGGGGCTGGTTTAGCACCTGAAGCAGGTGCAACAGGTCCTCATTCACAGAATGCATGGGGAGATGTTGAACATCTTTTCGAAAGATATGATGACCAGCAAAAGGCAGCTATCCAGAGAGAAAGGGCAAGGAGGATAGAAGAACAGAAGAAAATGTTTTCTGCACGCAAACTCTGTCTTGTTTTGGATCTAGATCATACACTTCTTAATTCAGCCAAA TTTATTGAAGTAGACCCGGTGCATGAGGAGAtcttgagaaagaaagaggaacaGGATCGTGAAAAACCAGAGAGACATCTTTTCCGCTTTCATCATATGGGAATGTGGACCAAATTGCGACCTGGAATTTGGAATTTCTTAGAGAAG GCTAGTAAGTTGTATGAGCTGCATCTTTACACAATGGGGAACAAGCTATATGCCACGGAGATGGCAAAAGTGCTTGATCCAAAAGGGGTTTTGTTTGCTGGACGTGTCATTTCTAGGGGTGACGACGGAGATCCCTTTGATGGTGATGAGAGGGTTCCTCGGAGTAAGGATCTGGAAGGGGTTCTGGGTATGGAATCGGCTGTggttataattgatgattcTGTCAGAGTCTGGCCGCATAATAAGCTTAACTTGATTGTTGTAGAGAG GTATACTTATTTCCCTTGTAGTCGACGCCAATTTGGGCTTCTAGGTCCTTCTCTTCTTGAGATTGACCATGATGAGAGACCAGAAGATGGGACGTTGGCATCTTCTTTGGCG GTTATTGAGAGAATACATCAAGATTTCTTTTCACATCAGAATTTAGATGATGTAGATGTTAGAAATATCCTAGCCTCAGAGCAACGGAAGATTTTGGCTGGTTGTCGCATAGTGTTTAGTAGGGTATTTCCTGTTGGTGAAGCCAATCCTCACCTACACCCATTGTGGCAAACAGCTGAGCAATTTGGAGCTGTGTGCACAAATCAGATAGATGAGCATGTCACACATGTGGTGGCCAACTCTCTTGGAACTGATAAG GTGAATTGGGCTCTATCTACTGGAAAATTTGTTGTCCACCCCGGCTG GGTGGAAGCATCAGCATTGCTTTATCGGAGGGCCAATGAGGTTGACTTTGCCATTAAACCATAA